A window of the Pseudomonas fluorescens genome harbors these coding sequences:
- the rpsM gene encoding 30S ribosomal protein S13 — protein MARIAGVNIPDNKHTVISLTYIYGVGRTTAQKICAETGVNPAAKIKDLSDEQIEQLRGEVAKFTTEGDLRREINMKIKRLMDLGCYRGLRHRRGLPVRGQRTKTNARTRKGPRKPIRK, from the coding sequence ATGGCCCGTATTGCAGGCGTTAACATTCCAGATAACAAGCATACTGTTATCTCGCTGACCTACATCTATGGTGTTGGTCGCACTACTGCACAGAAGATCTGTGCAGAGACTGGGGTAAACCCAGCCGCAAAGATCAAGGATCTGAGCGACGAGCAGATTGAACAGCTGCGTGGCGAAGTGGCGAAGTTCACCACTGAAGGTGACCTGCGTCGCGAAATCAACATGAAAATCAAGCGCTTGATGGACCTCGGTTGCTATCGCGGTCTGCGTCATCGTCGTGGTCTGCCAGTACGCGGTCAGCGTACCAAGACCAACGCGCGTACCCGTAAAGGTCCGCGTAAGCCGATCCGCAAGTAA
- the rpmJ gene encoding 50S ribosomal protein L36 encodes MKVRASVKKLCRNCKIIRREGVVRVICSAEPRHKQRQG; translated from the coding sequence ATGAAAGTTCGTGCATCGGTGAAAAAGCTGTGCCGTAACTGCAAGATTATTCGCCGCGAAGGTGTTGTTCGAGTAATTTGCAGCGCGGAACCGCGTCACAAACAGCGCCAAGGCTGA
- the secY gene encoding preprotein translocase subunit SecY, with product MAKQGALSALGKGGMSELWARLRFLFLAIIVYRIGAHIPVPGINPDRLADLFRQNEGTILSLFNMFSGGALERMSIFALGIMPYISASIIMQLMTAVSPQLEQLKKEGEAGRRKISQYTRYGTVVLALVQAIGMSIGLAGQGVAFTGDFGFHFVAVSTFVAGAMFMMWLGEQITERGVGNGISMLIFSGIVAGLPRAIGQSFESARQGDINIFALVAIGLLAVAIIGFVVFIERGQRRIAVHYAKRQQGRKVFAAQTSHLPLKVNMAGVIPAIFASSILLFPASLGAWFGQSEGMGWLQDISQSIAPGQPLNILLFSAGIIFFCFFYTALMFNPKDVAENLKKSGAFIPGIRPGEQSARYIDGVLTRLTMFGALYMTAVCLLPQFLVVAANVPFYLGGTSLLIVVVVVMDFMSQVQSHLVSHQYESLMKKANLKGYGSGMLR from the coding sequence ATGGCTAAGCAAGGTGCTCTCTCTGCGCTCGGCAAAGGCGGTATGTCTGAACTTTGGGCTCGTCTGCGTTTTCTGTTCCTGGCGATTATCGTCTACCGAATAGGCGCACACATCCCGGTTCCAGGTATCAACCCGGACCGACTCGCAGACCTGTTTCGACAGAATGAGGGGACCATTCTTAGCTTGTTCAACATGTTTTCCGGCGGCGCGCTGGAGCGGATGAGCATCTTTGCACTGGGGATCATGCCGTACATTTCGGCATCGATCATCATGCAACTGATGACCGCCGTCAGCCCGCAGCTGGAGCAGTTGAAGAAGGAAGGTGAAGCTGGCCGTCGCAAGATCAGCCAGTACACCCGCTACGGCACCGTCGTCCTCGCTCTCGTTCAGGCCATTGGCATGTCCATTGGTCTGGCGGGGCAGGGCGTTGCGTTCACTGGTGACTTTGGCTTCCATTTCGTCGCGGTCTCCACGTTTGTGGCTGGCGCGATGTTCATGATGTGGCTGGGTGAGCAGATTACTGAGCGTGGTGTAGGCAACGGTATCTCGATGTTGATTTTTTCGGGTATCGTCGCCGGTCTTCCGAGAGCAATCGGGCAGTCTTTTGAGTCTGCGCGTCAGGGCGATATCAACATCTTCGCTTTGGTTGCCATCGGTTTGCTGGCAGTAGCGATTATCGGTTTTGTGGTGTTCATTGAGCGTGGTCAGCGTCGTATCGCTGTTCACTACGCCAAGCGTCAGCAGGGCCGCAAGGTTTTTGCTGCGCAGACAAGCCACTTGCCGCTGAAGGTGAACATGGCCGGTGTTATTCCGGCTATTTTCGCGAGCAGCATTTTGCTGTTCCCGGCTTCGCTGGGTGCCTGGTTCGGTCAGTCTGAAGGTATGGGCTGGTTGCAGGACATCTCGCAGTCGATCGCTCCTGGTCAGCCGTTGAATATTCTGCTGTTTAGTGCAGGGATTATTTTCTTCTGCTTCTTCTATACGGCGTTGATGTTCAATCCGAAAGACGTAGCGGAAAACCTGAAGAAGTCCGGTGCCTTTATTCCGGGCATCCGTCCAGGTGAGCAGTCCGCACGCTATATTGATGGCGTTCTGACTCGCTTGACCATGTTCGGTGCTCTTTACATGACGGCCGTGTGCTTGTTGCCCCAGTTCCTGGTGGTTGCAGCAAACGTTCCGTTCTACCTTGGCGGGACCTCGTTGCTGATCGTGGTCGTGGTTGTGATGGACTTCATGTCCCAAGTACAATCGCACCTCGTTTCGCACCAGTACGAATCCCTGATGAAGAAAGCCAACCTGAAGGGTTACGGCAGCGGCATGTTGCGCTGA
- the bfr gene encoding bacterioferritin, whose amino-acid sequence MQGHPDVIDYLNTLLTGELAARDQYFVHSRMYEDWGFTKLYERINHEMEEEAGHADALMRRILMLEGTPRMRPDDLDVGTTVETMLEADLRLEYKVRAALCKGIELCEQHNDYVSREILRVQLNDTEEDHTYWLEKQLGLIKLIGIQNYLQSHAS is encoded by the coding sequence ATGCAAGGCCACCCAGACGTTATCGATTACCTCAACACGTTGCTGACCGGCGAACTGGCCGCGCGTGACCAATATTTCGTTCACTCGCGGATGTATGAGGACTGGGGATTCACCAAGCTCTACGAACGAATCAACCACGAGATGGAAGAAGAGGCCGGTCACGCCGATGCACTGATGCGCCGGATTCTGATGCTCGAAGGCACACCGCGCATGCGCCCGGATGACCTGGATGTTGGGACCACGGTAGAGACCATGCTCGAAGCGGATCTGCGCCTTGAGTACAAGGTGCGCGCGGCGCTGTGCAAAGGCATCGAACTGTGCGAACAACACAACGACTATGTCAGCCGCGAAATCTTGCGAGTTCAGCTCAACGACACCGAAGAAGATCACACCTACTGGCTCGAAAAGCAGTTGGGCCTGATCAAGCTGATCGGTATCCAGAACTACCTGCAGTCCCACGCGTCCTGA
- the rpsD gene encoding 30S ribosomal protein S4, whose translation MARYIGPKCKLARREGTDLFLKSGVRAIESKCNIEAAPGIHGQRRGRQSDYGTQLREKQKVRRIYGVLERQFSGYYKEAAGKKGATGENLLQLLECRLDNVVYRMGFGSTRAESRQLVSHKSISVNGQTVNVPSYQVRAGDVVAVREKAKNQLRIVQALDLCAQRGRVEWVEVDTEKKSGVFKNVPARSDLSADINESLIVELYSK comes from the coding sequence ATGGCTCGTTACATTGGTCCAAAATGCAAACTCGCTCGTCGCGAAGGCACCGATCTCTTCCTGAAGAGCGGCGTGCGCGCGATCGAATCGAAGTGCAACATTGAAGCAGCACCTGGTATCCACGGCCAACGCCGCGGTCGCCAGTCCGACTACGGCACCCAACTGCGTGAAAAGCAGAAGGTTCGTCGTATCTACGGCGTTCTCGAGCGTCAGTTCAGCGGCTACTACAAAGAAGCTGCTGGCAAGAAAGGTGCAACCGGTGAGAACCTGCTGCAACTGCTCGAATGCCGTCTGGACAACGTTGTATACCGTATGGGCTTTGGTTCGACTCGTGCCGAATCCCGTCAGCTGGTATCGCACAAGTCGATCAGCGTTAACGGTCAGACCGTAAACGTTCCGTCCTACCAGGTTCGTGCTGGTGACGTGGTTGCTGTTCGCGAGAAAGCAAAAAACCAACTTCGCATTGTCCAAGCTCTCGATCTGTGTGCCCAACGTGGCCGCGTAGAATGGGTAGAAGTAGACACTGAGAAGAAGTCGGGCGTTTTCAAGAACGTTCCTGCTCGCAGTGATCTGTCCGCCGACATCAACGAAAGCCTGATTGTCGAGCTCTACTCCAAGTAA
- a CDS encoding catalase produces MSQNKTLTTASGAPVADNQNSRSAGPRGPLLLDDFHLIEKLAHFNRENIPERRVHAKGSGAYGTFTVTRDITQYTSAKLFSAVGKQTPTFLRFSTVGGERGSADTERDPRGFALKFYTEEGNWDIVGNNTPVFFIRDPLKFPDFIHTQKRLPQSNLKSAQMMWDFWSHSPEALHQVTILFSDRGIPDGYRHMHGFGSHTYSLISAQGERHWVKWHYKTKQGIKNLAPADAARLAGTDPDYAQRDLFEAIERGDFPKWSVCIQIMTEAQAAAHYENPFDVTKTWSQKEFPLIEVGELELNRNPLNYFAEVEQAAFGPSNMVPGVGLSPDRMLQGRVFAYADAHRYRIGTNHQQLPVNAPRSPVNTYQRDGSMAFGSNGGAAPNYEPNSYVESPKQAPHYAEPALALNGAADRYDHREDTDYYSHAGALFRLMSDEQKALLVSNIAGAMAGVSSDVVDRQLQHFHKADPAYGEAIAKLLNVQLNEV; encoded by the coding sequence ATGAGCCAGAACAAGACGCTTACGACCGCCAGTGGCGCACCTGTCGCCGATAACCAGAACTCTCGCTCCGCCGGCCCTCGTGGCCCGTTGCTGCTCGATGATTTTCATCTGATCGAAAAGCTTGCTCACTTCAACCGGGAAAACATTCCTGAGCGTCGTGTACACGCCAAAGGTTCGGGCGCATACGGTACTTTCACGGTCACTCGCGATATTACGCAGTACACCAGCGCCAAGCTGTTCTCCGCTGTCGGCAAACAGACGCCCACATTCCTGCGTTTTTCAACGGTGGGTGGTGAGCGTGGCTCGGCCGACACCGAGCGCGATCCACGTGGCTTCGCCCTCAAGTTCTATACCGAAGAAGGCAACTGGGACATCGTTGGCAACAACACCCCGGTGTTCTTCATTCGCGATCCACTGAAGTTTCCTGACTTTATCCACACCCAGAAACGCTTGCCGCAAAGCAACCTGAAAAGCGCGCAGATGATGTGGGACTTCTGGTCGCATTCGCCTGAAGCACTGCACCAGGTGACGATCCTGTTCTCCGATCGCGGCATTCCGGACGGCTATCGCCACATGCATGGCTTCGGCAGCCATACCTACAGCCTGATCAGCGCTCAAGGCGAGCGTCACTGGGTGAAGTGGCACTACAAGACCAAGCAAGGGATCAAGAACCTCGCGCCGGCAGACGCTGCACGTTTGGCGGGCACAGATCCGGATTACGCCCAGCGCGATCTGTTCGAAGCCATCGAACGTGGTGACTTCCCGAAATGGAGCGTGTGCATCCAGATCATGACCGAGGCCCAGGCCGCTGCTCACTATGAGAACCCGTTCGACGTGACCAAGACCTGGTCGCAGAAGGAGTTTCCACTGATTGAAGTGGGTGAGCTGGAACTGAACCGTAATCCGCTCAACTATTTTGCCGAAGTCGAGCAAGCGGCGTTCGGTCCAAGCAACATGGTGCCTGGCGTAGGTCTGTCGCCGGATCGCATGCTGCAAGGCCGCGTCTTCGCATACGCCGATGCCCACCGCTACCGCATAGGCACCAATCACCAGCAACTGCCAGTGAACGCCCCGCGCAGCCCGGTGAATACTTACCAGCGCGACGGTTCTATGGCTTTTGGCAGCAATGGTGGCGCAGCGCCGAACTACGAGCCGAACAGCTACGTAGAGTCGCCGAAACAAGCGCCGCACTATGCCGAACCTGCACTGGCTCTGAACGGCGCGGCTGATCGCTACGATCACCGTGAGGACACTGACTACTACAGTCACGCCGGTGCGCTGTTCCGCTTGATGAGCGACGAACAGAAAGCATTGCTCGTCAGCAACATCGCCGGTGCGATGGCGGGCGTGTCGAGTGATGTCGTCGACCGTCAGTTGCAGCATTTCCACAAGGCCGATCCGGCGTACGGAGAAGCAATCGCAAAGCTGCTCAACGTACAGCTTAACGAAGTCTAA
- the rpsK gene encoding 30S ribosomal protein S11, whose product MAKPAARPRKKVKKTVVDGIAHIHASFNNTIVTITDRQGNALSWATSGGSGFRGSRKSTPFAAQVAAERAGQAALEYGLKNLDVNVKGPGPGRESAVRALNGCGYKIASITDVTPIPHNGCRPPKKRRV is encoded by the coding sequence ATGGCAAAACCTGCTGCTCGTCCTCGTAAAAAAGTTAAAAAGACAGTGGTTGATGGCATCGCCCACATCCATGCTTCTTTTAACAACACCATCGTGACCATCACCGACCGTCAAGGTAACGCTCTTTCCTGGGCTACCTCCGGTGGTTCGGGTTTCCGCGGTTCCCGCAAGTCCACCCCGTTCGCTGCTCAAGTAGCTGCTGAGCGTGCTGGTCAAGCTGCGCTGGAATACGGCCTGAAAAACCTCGACGTGAACGTCAAGGGTCCAGGTCCAGGTCGTGAATCCGCAGTCCGCGCTTTGAACGGCTGTGGCTACAAGATCGCCAGCATCACCGACGTGACGCCAATCCCGCACAACGGGTGCCGTCCGCCGAAGAAGCGCCGCGTGTAA
- the rplQ gene encoding 50S ribosomal protein L17, with translation MRHRKSGRHLSRTSSHRKAMFQNMAVSLFEHELIKTTLPKAKELRRVAEPLITLAKTDSVANRRLAFDRTRSKAIVGKLFNDLGKRYATREGGYLRILKCGFRAGDNAPMAYVELVDRAVGGEAVSAE, from the coding sequence ATGCGTCATCGTAAAAGTGGGCGTCACCTGAGCCGCACCAGCTCGCACCGCAAGGCCATGTTCCAGAACATGGCGGTGTCGCTGTTCGAGCACGAGCTGATCAAAACTACTCTGCCAAAAGCCAAAGAACTGCGCCGCGTTGCCGAGCCGCTGATCACTCTGGCCAAGACAGACAGCGTTGCTAACCGTCGTCTGGCTTTCGACCGTACTCGTTCGAAAGCTATCGTTGGTAAGCTCTTCAACGACCTGGGCAAGCGTTACGCTACCCGTGAGGGTGGCTACCTGCGCATCCTCAAGTGCGGTTTCCGCGCTGGCGACAACGCGCCTATGGCGTACGTCGAACTGGTTGATCGTGCTGTCGGCGGTGAAGCTGTATCCGCTGAGTAA
- a CDS encoding DNA-directed RNA polymerase subunit alpha, giving the protein MQISVNEFLTPRHIDVQVVSPTRAKITLEPLERGFGHTLGNALRRILLSSMPGCAVVEAEIDGVLHEYSAIEGVQEDVIEILLNLKGLAIKLHGRDEVTLTLSKKGSGVVTAADIQLDHDVEIVNPDHVIANLASNGALNMKLTVARGRGYEPADSRQSDEDESRSIGRLQLDSSFSPVRRIAYVVENARVEQRTNLDKLVIDLETNGTLDPEEAIRRAATILQQQLAAFVDLKGDSEPVVVEQEDEIDPILLRPVDDLELTVRSANCLKAENIYYIGDLIQRTEVELLKTPNLGKKSLTEIKDVLASRGLSLGMRLDNWPPASLKKDDKATA; this is encoded by the coding sequence ATGCAGATTTCGGTAAATGAGTTCCTGACACCCCGCCACATTGATGTGCAGGTTGTCAGTCCAACCCGCGCCAAGATCACTCTCGAGCCTCTCGAGCGTGGTTTTGGCCACACCCTGGGCAACGCGCTGCGCCGCATCCTGTTGTCCTCAATGCCCGGCTGCGCAGTAGTCGAGGCCGAGATTGACGGTGTGCTCCACGAGTACAGCGCCATCGAAGGTGTACAGGAAGACGTAATTGAAATCCTGTTGAACCTTAAAGGTCTGGCCATCAAGCTGCACGGTCGTGACGAAGTTACGCTGACCTTGTCGAAGAAGGGTTCGGGGGTGGTTACCGCTGCCGATATTCAGCTGGATCATGATGTCGAGATCGTTAATCCCGATCACGTAATCGCTAACCTGGCGTCTAACGGCGCCCTGAACATGAAGCTCACCGTAGCTCGTGGTCGTGGTTATGAACCAGCAGACTCGCGTCAGAGCGATGAAGACGAAAGCCGCAGCATCGGTCGTTTGCAGCTTGACTCTTCGTTCAGCCCGGTTCGCCGTATCGCATACGTGGTGGAAAACGCCCGTGTCGAGCAGCGTACCAACCTGGACAAGCTGGTTATTGATCTGGAAACCAACGGTACTCTGGATCCTGAAGAGGCTATCCGCCGCGCTGCAACCATTCTGCAACAGCAGTTGGCTGCGTTCGTCGACCTCAAAGGTGACAGTGAGCCAGTGGTTGTCGAGCAGGAAGACGAGATCGATCCGATCCTGCTTCGCCCGGTTGACGATCTGGAACTGACTGTACGTTCGGCTAACTGCCTTAAGGCGGAAAACATCTACTACATCGGCGACCTGATTCAGCGTACCGAAGTAGAGCTGTTGAAGACTCCGAACCTGGGCAAGAAATCCTTGACTGAAATCAAGGACGTTCTGGCCTCCCGCGGTCTGTCCCTCGGCATGCGCCTCGACAACTGGCCGCCTGCAAGTCTTAAGAAGGACGACAAGGCGACTGCCTGA
- the uvrA gene encoding excinuclease ABC subunit UvrA, with protein MDKILIRGARTHNLKNIDLTLPRDKLIVITGLSGSGKSSLAFDTLYAEGQRRYVESLSAYARQFLSMMEKPDVDTIEGLSPAISIEQKSTSHNPRSTVGTITEIYDYLRLLYARVGTPRCPDHDIPLEAQTVSQMVDLVLAQPEGSKLMLLAPVIRERKGEHLSVFEELRAQGFVRARVNGRLCELDELPKLDKQKKHTIEVVVDRFKVRADLQQRLAESFETALKLADGIALVAPMDDEPGEEMIFSARFACPICGHAISELEPKLFSFNNPAGACPTCDGLGVKQFFDIKRLVNGELTLAEGAIRGWDRRNVYYFQMLGSLAAHYGFSLEQPFNELPADQQKYILHGSGSQNVDFKYLNDRGDIVKRSHPFEGIVPNLERRYRETESASVREELAKFLSTQSCPDCRGTRLRREARHVWVGEKTLPAVTNLPIGDACDYFGALKMTGRRGEIADKILKEIRERLQFLVNVGLDYLSLDRSADTLSGGEAQRIRLASQIGAGLVGVLYILDEPSIGLHQRDNDRLLGTLKHLRDIGNTVIVVEHDEDAIRLADYVVDIGPGAGVHGGQIVAEGTPDEVMAHPDSLTGKYLSGRVKIEVPAKRTPRNKKQVLSLKGARGNNLRNVDLEIPIGLLTCVTGVSGSGKSTLINNTLFPLSATALNGATTLEAAAHDSIKGLEHLDKVVDIDQSPIGRTPRSNPATYTGLFTPIRELFAGVPESRSRGYGPGRFSFNVKGGRCEACQGDGLIKVEMHFLPDIYVPCDVCKSKRYNRETLEIKYKGKSIHETLEMTIEEAREFFDAVPALARKLQTLMDVGLSYIKLGQSATTLSGGEAQRVKLSRELSKRDTGKTLYILDEPTTGLHFADIQQLLDVLHRLRDHGNTVVVIEHNLDVIKTADWLVDLGPEGGSKGGQIIATGTPEEVAEMKQSHTGHYLKPLLIRDRA; from the coding sequence TTGGACAAAATCCTGATTCGTGGGGCCCGTACCCACAACCTGAAGAACATCGACCTGACCCTGCCACGGGACAAACTGATCGTCATCACTGGCCTGTCCGGATCCGGCAAGTCGTCCCTGGCCTTCGACACGCTGTACGCCGAAGGTCAGCGCCGCTATGTCGAATCCCTGTCGGCCTATGCCCGGCAGTTCCTGTCGATGATGGAAAAACCCGACGTCGACACTATCGAAGGCCTGTCGCCGGCGATCTCCATCGAACAGAAGTCGACCTCGCACAACCCGCGCTCCACGGTCGGCACCATCACCGAAATCTACGACTACCTGCGTCTGCTTTATGCACGCGTCGGTACGCCGCGCTGCCCGGATCACGACATTCCGCTGGAAGCGCAGACCGTCAGCCAGATGGTCGACCTGGTGCTGGCCCAGCCGGAAGGCAGCAAGCTGATGCTGCTGGCGCCGGTGATTCGCGAGCGCAAGGGCGAGCATCTGTCGGTATTCGAAGAACTGCGTGCCCAGGGCTTCGTCCGGGCCCGGGTCAACGGCCGGCTCTGCGAGCTGGACGAACTGCCGAAACTGGATAAGCAGAAGAAGCACACGATTGAAGTCGTGGTCGATCGCTTCAAGGTACGCGCCGACCTGCAGCAACGTCTGGCGGAATCCTTCGAGACCGCGCTGAAGTTGGCCGACGGCATCGCGCTGGTAGCGCCGATGGACGACGAGCCGGGCGAAGAGATGATCTTCTCCGCGCGCTTCGCCTGCCCGATCTGCGGCCACGCGATCAGCGAGCTGGAACCCAAGCTGTTTTCCTTCAACAACCCGGCTGGCGCCTGCCCGACCTGCGACGGTCTGGGGGTAAAGCAGTTCTTCGACATCAAGCGCCTGGTCAACGGAGAACTGACCCTGGCCGAAGGCGCGATACGCGGCTGGGACAGGCGTAACGTCTATTACTTCCAGATGCTTGGCTCACTGGCCGCGCATTACGGTTTCAGCCTGGAGCAGCCGTTCAACGAACTGCCGGCCGATCAGCAGAAGTACATCCTGCACGGCAGCGGCTCGCAGAACGTCGATTTCAAATACCTCAACGACCGGGGCGACATCGTCAAGCGCTCGCACCCGTTCGAAGGCATCGTGCCGAATCTCGAACGCCGCTACCGCGAAACCGAATCGGCAAGCGTGCGCGAAGAACTGGCGAAGTTCCTCAGCACCCAGTCCTGTCCGGATTGCCGTGGCACTCGCCTGCGTCGCGAAGCGCGGCACGTGTGGGTCGGCGAGAAAACCCTGCCGGCGGTGACCAACCTGCCAATCGGCGACGCCTGCGATTACTTCGGCGCGCTGAAGATGACCGGCCGACGTGGCGAAATCGCCGACAAGATTCTCAAGGAGATCCGCGAGCGTCTGCAGTTTCTGGTCAACGTCGGTCTCGACTATCTGTCGCTGGATCGCAGTGCCGATACCCTGTCCGGCGGTGAAGCGCAGCGGATTCGTCTGGCCAGCCAGATCGGCGCAGGCCTGGTGGGTGTCCTGTACATTCTCGATGAACCGTCCATCGGTCTGCACCAGCGCGACAACGATCGCCTGCTCGGCACCCTCAAGCACCTGCGCGACATCGGCAACACGGTGATTGTGGTCGAGCACGACGAAGATGCGATCCGTCTCGCCGACTACGTAGTGGATATCGGCCCGGGCGCCGGCGTTCATGGCGGGCAGATCGTCGCCGAAGGCACGCCGGACGAAGTCATGGCGCACCCGGATTCGCTGACCGGTAAATACCTGTCGGGCCGAGTGAAGATCGAAGTGCCGGCCAAACGCACACCGCGCAACAAAAAGCAGGTGCTGTCACTCAAGGGCGCGCGGGGCAACAATCTGCGCAACGTCGACCTGGAGATCCCGATCGGCTTGCTGACTTGCGTGACCGGCGTTTCCGGCTCCGGCAAATCGACGCTGATCAACAACACGCTGTTCCCGCTGAGCGCCACGGCCCTCAATGGCGCGACCACCCTGGAAGCGGCAGCCCACGACAGCATCAAGGGCCTGGAGCATCTGGACAAGGTCGTCGACATCGACCAGAGCCCGATCGGCCGTACGCCGCGCTCCAACCCGGCAACCTACACCGGGCTGTTCACACCGATCCGCGAACTGTTCGCCGGCGTGCCCGAGTCCCGCTCCCGAGGTTACGGCCCGGGGCGTTTCTCGTTCAACGTCAAGGGTGGTCGTTGCGAAGCCTGCCAGGGCGACGGTCTGATCAAGGTGGAAATGCACTTCCTGCCGGACATCTACGTTCCGTGTGACGTGTGCAAGAGCAAGCGTTACAACCGCGAAACCCTGGAGATCAAATACAAGGGCAAGAGCATCCACGAAACCCTTGAGATGACCATCGAGGAAGCGCGGGAGTTCTTCGACGCGGTGCCGGCGCTGGCGCGCAAGCTGCAGACGCTGATGGATGTGGGCCTGTCGTACATCAAGCTCGGCCAGTCGGCCACAACGCTGTCGGGTGGTGAAGCACAGCGGGTCAAGTTGTCCCGCGAGCTGTCCAAGCGCGATACCGGCAAGACTCTGTACATCCTCGACGAGCCGACCACGGGTCTGCACTTCGCGGATATCCAGCAATTGCTCGACGTACTGCATCGTCTGCGCGACCACGGCAATACCGTGGTGGTGATCGAGCACAACCTCGACGTGATCAAGACGGCCGACTGGCTGGTGGATCTCGGTCCCGAGGGTGGTTCGAAAGGTGGGCAGATCATCGCCACCGGTACGCCGGAGGAAGTCGCCGAGATGAAACAGTCTCACACTGGCCATTACCTCAAGCCGCTGCTGATCCGCGATCGGGCCTGA
- a CDS encoding MFS transporter, translating to MHDPHSERMSGSETRAASGLALVFAFRMLGMFMVLPVLATYGMDLAGATPALIGLAIGAYGLTQAIFQIPFGIISDRIGRRPVIYLGLIVFALGSVLAAQADSIWGVIAGRILQGAGAISAAVMALLSDLTREQHRTKAMAMIGMTIGLSFAVAMVVGPLLTRAFGLSGLFLATGGMALVGIVIVMFMVPKSTGPLSHRESGVARQALMPTLKHPDLLRLDLGIFVLHAMLMSSFVALPLALVEKAGLPKEQHWWVYLTALLISFFAMIPFIIYGEKKRKMKRVLLGAVMTLMLTELFFWQFGDSLRALVIGTVVFFTAFNLLEASLPSLISKVSPAGGKGTAMGVYSTSQFLGSALGGILGGWMFQHGGLSVVFLGCAGLAALWLAFAVTMREPPYVTSLRLPLSPEAIREAGLVERLKALVGVTDAVIVADEAAIYIKLDTELMDRTTLERLVNNPAQTACEA from the coding sequence ATGCACGATCCCCACAGCGAACGCATGAGTGGCAGCGAGACCCGCGCGGCGAGCGGTCTGGCCCTGGTGTTCGCCTTCCGTATGCTTGGCATGTTCATGGTGTTGCCGGTACTGGCGACCTACGGCATGGATCTGGCGGGAGCGACCCCGGCCCTGATCGGGCTGGCGATTGGCGCTTACGGCCTGACCCAGGCGATTTTCCAGATTCCGTTCGGGATCATTTCCGACCGCATCGGCCGACGTCCGGTGATTTACCTGGGGTTGATCGTCTTTGCCCTCGGCAGCGTGCTGGCGGCTCAGGCCGACTCGATCTGGGGCGTGATTGCCGGTCGTATCCTGCAGGGAGCCGGCGCTATTTCTGCGGCGGTCATGGCCTTGCTCTCCGATCTGACCCGCGAACAGCACCGCACCAAGGCCATGGCCATGATCGGCATGACCATCGGCCTGTCGTTCGCCGTGGCGATGGTGGTCGGCCCGCTGCTGACCCGTGCGTTCGGCCTGTCCGGTCTGTTCCTCGCCACCGGTGGCATGGCACTGGTCGGGATCGTGATCGTGATGTTCATGGTGCCGAAATCCACTGGGCCGCTGAGTCATCGCGAGTCCGGCGTGGCGCGTCAGGCGTTGATGCCGACGCTCAAGCACCCGGACCTGCTGCGGCTGGATCTGGGCATTTTTGTGTTACATGCGATGTTGATGTCGAGCTTCGTCGCACTGCCCCTGGCGCTGGTCGAAAAGGCCGGTCTGCCCAAGGAACAGCACTGGTGGGTCTACCTCACAGCCTTGCTGATTTCTTTCTTCGCCATGATCCCGTTCATTATCTACGGCGAGAAGAAACGCAAAATGAAACGTGTTTTGCTCGGCGCCGTGATGACGCTGATGCTCACTGAGCTATTCTTCTGGCAGTTCGGTGACAGCCTGCGGGCTCTGGTGATCGGGACGGTGGTGTTCTTCACCGCGTTCAATCTGCTGGAAGCTTCGTTGCCGTCACTGATCAGCAAGGTTTCACCGGCAGGTGGCAAGGGCACGGCCATGGGCGTGTACTCCACCAGTCAGTTCCTCGGTTCGGCACTCGGCGGGATTCTCGGCGGCTGGATGTTCCAGCATGGCGGTCTGTCGGTTGTGTTCCTCGGATGTGCCGGGCTGGCTGCACTTTGGCTGGCCTTTGCTGTTACCATGCGCGAACCTCCCTACGTGACGAGCCTGCGCCTGCCGCTGTCGCCCGAAGCGATCCGCGAAGCGGGTCTGGTCGAGCGTCTCAAGGCCCTCGTAGGGGTAACTGATGCAGTCATAGTCGCTGATGAAGCGGCGATCTACATCAAACTGGACACCGAATTAATGGATCGCACCACTCTCGAACGCCTGGTGAACAACCCGGCGCAGACTGCGTGCGAAGCCTAG